From one Luteolibacter sp. SL250 genomic stretch:
- the yaeI gene encoding phosphodiesterase YaeI: MNRKPRRLLTRRNFLMLGGLGVLGTAGGIGAARIESKWLRMTFKKISGLGLERPLRVLHLSDFHASWCVSWEQIHEAVRTGMAQKPDLVVLTGDYVSSRSDDISGYGEALSPLRDFPHCYASLGNHDGRYLPPDSRARQIEAEMGKAGVRFLVNQRVDEEVSGQMLRIAGLGDIWRHEAKPWECLLPAGSDGPLTLLLSHNPDSKVDVEDYAWDVMFSGHTHGGQIKVPIIDWAPLLPVEDRSMVEGIYDWKGRKIHITRGVGCLHGIRLFCPPEISIVDLT; encoded by the coding sequence ATGAACCGCAAACCGCGTCGCCTGCTGACCCGCCGGAATTTCCTCATGCTGGGAGGTCTCGGTGTTCTGGGCACCGCAGGAGGCATCGGGGCGGCCCGCATCGAGTCGAAGTGGCTGAGGATGACTTTCAAGAAGATCTCCGGGCTGGGGCTGGAGCGTCCGCTGCGCGTGCTGCATCTTTCCGACTTCCACGCGTCCTGGTGTGTTTCATGGGAGCAGATCCATGAGGCGGTCAGGACCGGCATGGCCCAGAAGCCGGATCTGGTCGTGCTGACCGGTGACTATGTCAGCTCCCGGAGCGATGACATTTCCGGCTACGGGGAGGCGCTCTCCCCGCTGCGCGACTTTCCCCATTGCTACGCAAGCTTGGGCAACCACGACGGCAGGTATCTCCCGCCGGACAGCCGCGCCCGGCAGATCGAGGCGGAGATGGGGAAAGCCGGAGTCCGCTTTCTGGTGAACCAGCGGGTGGATGAGGAGGTGAGCGGGCAGATGCTCAGGATCGCAGGGCTGGGGGACATCTGGCGGCATGAGGCGAAGCCGTGGGAATGTCTGCTCCCCGCCGGGTCCGACGGACCGCTGACCCTGCTGCTTTCCCACAATCCGGACAGCAAGGTGGACGTGGAGGACTACGCCTGGGATGTGATGTTCTCCGGCCACACCCATGGCGGACAGATCAAAGTGCCCATCATTGACTGGGCACCGCTGCTTCCGGTGGAGGACCGCTCGATGGTGGAGGGGATCTACGACTGGAAGGGGCGGAAGATCCACATCACACGCGGCGTCGGCTGCCTGCATGGCATCCGCCTGTTCTGTCCCCCGGAGATCAGCATTGTGGATCTCACCTGA
- a CDS encoding DUF6886 family protein, with product MRLFHVSDSPGISRFFPRSIMGESPVVWAVDEKHLANYLFPRDCPRVSFLSEKGHRIIHVENSWKERIRQSAIWVYEMPGENFESADAIAGYFVSREAVIPLDCRQIDDPTAALEETGSELHVVSSLWPIFDQVVSTQVEFSCIRMRNAEPRKIGPP from the coding sequence ATGCGCCTCTTTCATGTGAGTGATTCCCCGGGAATCAGCCGATTTTTCCCCAGAAGCATCATGGGCGAAAGCCCCGTCGTATGGGCTGTTGATGAGAAGCACCTGGCCAACTACCTTTTTCCCAGAGACTGTCCACGGGTTTCATTCCTTTCTGAAAAAGGTCACCGCATCATTCATGTCGAAAACTCCTGGAAAGAGAGAATCCGGCAATCGGCGATCTGGGTTTATGAGATGCCTGGTGAAAATTTTGAATCCGCCGATGCGATTGCAGGCTATTTTGTATCCCGCGAAGCGGTCATTCCTCTGGATTGCCGCCAGATTGACGATCCGACCGCAGCTCTGGAAGAAACAGGTTCAGAGCTTCACGTGGTTTCCTCCCTTTGGCCGATTTTCGATCAAGTGGTTTCGACGCAAGTCGAGTTTTCCTGCATCAGAATGCGCAATGCCGAACCTCGGAAAATTGGACCACCATGA
- the lpxI gene encoding UDP-2,3-diacylglucosamine diphosphatase LpxI (LpxI, functionally equivalent to LpxH, replaces it in LPS biosynthesis in a minority of bacteria.) has protein sequence MAATRTIGIIAGNGVYPETFVAAARRHSPGTRLVVTAFENETKPELADKVDAIGWFRVGQLSKLIKFFKKEGATEAVMVGQISPKNLFDLRPDLRILMMLARVKERNAETLFGAIGEEMAKDGITLLPATTFLEDHLPGAGHVCGPAFKKRQLADAAFGYKIAKETSRLDIGQTVVVRNGTVLAVEAFEGTNECIVRGGGLGRGKDVMLVKVSKPNQDMRFDVPVIGPHTIETCAKAGVAGIAIEAGMTLLLEKEKVAALCAKHGVGIHAVQGE, from the coding sequence ATGGCAGCCACCCGCACGATCGGTATCATCGCAGGAAACGGAGTCTATCCGGAGACGTTCGTCGCCGCGGCGCGCAGGCATTCCCCCGGCACGCGCTTGGTCGTCACCGCCTTTGAGAACGAAACCAAGCCCGAGCTGGCGGACAAAGTGGACGCCATCGGCTGGTTCCGCGTCGGCCAGCTCTCGAAGCTCATCAAATTCTTCAAGAAGGAAGGTGCCACGGAAGCCGTGATGGTCGGCCAGATCTCCCCGAAGAACCTCTTCGACCTCCGGCCGGACCTCCGCATCCTGATGATGCTGGCACGGGTCAAGGAGCGGAATGCGGAGACGCTTTTCGGCGCCATCGGTGAGGAAATGGCCAAGGACGGCATCACCCTGCTGCCCGCCACGACCTTCCTGGAAGATCATCTGCCCGGCGCGGGTCATGTCTGCGGCCCCGCCTTCAAGAAACGCCAGCTCGCGGATGCCGCGTTCGGCTACAAGATCGCGAAGGAAACCAGCCGCCTGGACATCGGCCAGACCGTCGTTGTCAGGAATGGCACCGTGCTGGCCGTGGAGGCGTTCGAAGGAACGAACGAGTGCATCGTCCGTGGCGGCGGGCTTGGCCGTGGCAAGGACGTCATGTTGGTCAAAGTCTCAAAGCCCAACCAGGACATGCGCTTCGACGTGCCGGTCATCGGCCCGCACACCATCGAGACCTGCGCGAAGGCAGGCGTCGCCGGTATCGCCATTGAGGCCGGGATGACCCTGCTGCTGGAGAAGGAAAAGGTGGCGGCACTTTGTGCGAAGCACGGCGTGGGCATCCACGCGGTGCAGGGAGAGTAA
- a CDS encoding VCBS repeat-containing protein, protein MKPTLMLPLAAMTGTVALAAVISISWETKQLDNNFFAEGGAIADVNKDGKPDIISGPYWYAGPDFKERKEIYDTKSYDPKVYSDIFLQFAHDINGDGWQDIMVYSWPGKGAWWHENPKGKDGHWAKHQVLDIVDGESPHFVDIDGDGKVDIVCAQNGSYGYATAGADPTKPWTFKPITPSDKSVFRYTHGQGVGDVDGDGKIDFIEKRGWWKNPGKEGEWVLNPVPIPGKGGAQMYVYDFNGDGKNDILTVIDAHGYGMSWFEQTADGWKEHPILTDKKETSAGGFNETQMHGVDFVDVDGDGIKDVITGKRFWAHAPKADGTGDPGVNDPATLFWLKVTRENGQVKFTPKVIHGDSGVGVMLPSGDVNGDGLVDFLTANKKGTFIHIQKR, encoded by the coding sequence ATGAAACCCACCCTCATGCTCCCGCTGGCCGCGATGACCGGCACTGTTGCCTTGGCCGCCGTCATCTCCATTTCCTGGGAGACAAAGCAACTGGACAACAACTTCTTCGCGGAGGGCGGCGCGATCGCTGACGTCAACAAGGACGGCAAGCCGGACATCATCTCCGGGCCCTACTGGTATGCGGGGCCGGATTTCAAGGAGCGGAAGGAAATCTATGACACGAAGTCCTACGACCCGAAGGTCTACTCGGACATCTTCCTCCAGTTCGCCCATGACATCAACGGCGACGGCTGGCAGGACATCATGGTCTATAGCTGGCCGGGCAAGGGCGCGTGGTGGCATGAGAACCCGAAGGGCAAGGACGGCCATTGGGCGAAGCACCAGGTCCTCGACATCGTTGACGGCGAGTCACCGCACTTCGTGGACATCGACGGCGACGGCAAGGTGGACATCGTCTGCGCGCAGAACGGCTCCTACGGCTACGCCACCGCTGGAGCGGACCCGACCAAGCCGTGGACGTTCAAGCCGATCACCCCGTCGGACAAGTCCGTCTTCCGCTACACGCACGGCCAGGGCGTGGGTGATGTGGATGGCGACGGCAAGATCGACTTCATCGAGAAGCGCGGCTGGTGGAAGAACCCCGGCAAGGAAGGCGAGTGGGTGCTGAACCCCGTGCCGATTCCCGGAAAGGGCGGCGCGCAGATGTACGTCTATGACTTCAACGGCGACGGGAAGAACGACATCCTCACCGTCATCGACGCGCACGGTTACGGCATGTCGTGGTTCGAGCAGACGGCGGACGGCTGGAAAGAGCACCCCATCCTGACGGACAAGAAGGAAACCTCCGCCGGCGGCTTCAACGAGACGCAGATGCACGGCGTGGACTTCGTGGATGTCGATGGCGACGGCATCAAGGATGTCATCACGGGCAAGCGCTTCTGGGCGCACGCACCGAAGGCCGATGGCACCGGTGACCCGGGCGTGAATGATCCCGCCACGCTTTTCTGGCTGAAGGTCACCCGTGAGAACGGCCAGGTGAAGTTCACTCCCAAGGTGATCCATGGGGACTCCGGCGTGGGCGTGATGCTGCCATCCGGCGATGTGAACGGTGACGGTCTGGTCGATTTCCTGACCGCCAACAAGAAGGGCACCTTCATCCACATCCAGAAACGCTGA
- a CDS encoding GNAT family N-acetyltransferase — protein MIDMLVRLYDLPDGTELYRSVTEQGITLRKARAFEKHTVAAFAKEHFSAKWVSEVEVAISRQPVVCYIATRDKEILGFSCYDVTQKAFFGPTGVAESARGLGLGKALLLKALEGLRDSGYAYGIIGGVGPREFYEKTVGAFEIPGSSPGVYGDILP, from the coding sequence ATGATCGACATGCTCGTACGGCTCTACGACCTTCCGGATGGCACGGAACTCTACCGCTCGGTCACAGAGCAGGGCATCACCCTGCGGAAGGCGCGCGCCTTCGAGAAACACACGGTCGCCGCCTTTGCGAAAGAACACTTCTCCGCGAAATGGGTGAGCGAGGTGGAGGTCGCCATCTCCCGCCAGCCGGTCGTCTGCTACATCGCCACCCGGGACAAGGAGATTCTGGGCTTTTCCTGCTACGACGTGACCCAGAAGGCGTTCTTCGGCCCCACCGGCGTCGCGGAATCCGCCCGCGGCTTGGGACTGGGCAAGGCCCTGCTGCTGAAGGCCCTGGAAGGCCTGCGCGACAGCGGCTACGCCTACGGCATCATCGGCGGCGTGGGTCCGCGGGAGTTTTACGAGAAGACGGTCGGGGCGTTCGAGATTCCGGGAAGCAGCCCCGGGGTGTATGGGGATATCCTGCCGTGA
- a CDS encoding right-handed parallel beta-helix repeat-containing protein, with amino-acid sequence MMKPLALAVLCLPVSVHAASVGADVPFTTLEAEKASTKAAVVTLQGLPGKVVTPEMEASGRGYVELKATGDAVVFPVKARANSIVIRHCIPDASDGGGLEATLSLFINGAFSESLTLSSRHNWLYGEEGQNGQSNTPGNAPHVFWAESRHILKQQIKPGDRIELRRQEKDAAEFYRIDLIDLELAPPPLPQPANSLSVVDFGANGTDGKDDTDGIIACIREAKAQGKVVWIPAGTYHQSKRFELEGPVKVQGAGMWHTSILGTTLGQDFASNMGFRLAGDGAEVADLYLECIAQTQRGKSNGKGFTGATPVNWTVRNVWISHTQTGFWMSVASRGKVQGCRVRFTYADGINLNRGASHNLVEHCHVRGCGDDGIAILSETERKDPPAERNILRNNTIEAIWWGHNLDLAGGSQHLVENNLLADNAMMGVFTINMTGAYPNHPLSDSIVRGNTLLRGGGNYVGQRRGAAWIFAGSDTVKGVVFEGNRILSPMYSGIQITGGAEQQILFRGNTIDSPGGSAVHITDQAKGTGIFEGNTITGLPEGKEAFNNTSKGYTATVR; translated from the coding sequence ATGATGAAGCCCCTCGCCCTCGCCGTCCTCTGTCTGCCCGTTTCCGTCCATGCCGCATCCGTGGGCGCGGATGTCCCTTTCACCACCCTGGAAGCGGAGAAAGCCAGCACGAAGGCTGCGGTGGTCACCCTGCAGGGACTGCCGGGAAAGGTGGTGACCCCGGAGATGGAGGCCTCCGGGCGTGGCTATGTCGAATTGAAGGCGACCGGTGACGCGGTGGTGTTCCCGGTGAAGGCCCGCGCCAACAGCATCGTCATCCGCCATTGTATTCCGGATGCATCCGACGGTGGCGGACTGGAAGCCACTCTGTCCCTGTTCATCAACGGCGCGTTCAGCGAATCCCTCACCCTCAGCTCCCGTCACAACTGGCTCTACGGGGAGGAAGGTCAGAACGGGCAGTCGAACACTCCGGGGAATGCACCCCATGTTTTCTGGGCGGAGTCGCGGCATATCCTCAAACAGCAGATCAAGCCGGGTGACCGCATCGAGCTGCGGCGCCAGGAAAAAGACGCGGCGGAGTTTTACCGCATCGATCTCATTGACCTGGAACTCGCACCCCCGCCGTTGCCACAGCCCGCCAATTCGCTGTCCGTGGTGGATTTCGGAGCCAATGGGACCGACGGGAAGGACGATACGGACGGCATCATCGCCTGCATCCGCGAGGCGAAGGCGCAGGGGAAGGTCGTGTGGATCCCGGCGGGCACTTACCACCAGTCGAAGCGCTTCGAGCTGGAAGGCCCGGTGAAGGTGCAGGGCGCGGGAATGTGGCACACCTCCATCCTCGGGACGACCCTCGGGCAGGATTTCGCCAGCAACATGGGCTTCCGCCTTGCCGGGGATGGAGCGGAGGTCGCGGACCTCTATTTGGAATGCATTGCCCAGACGCAGCGCGGGAAATCGAATGGCAAGGGCTTCACCGGGGCTACGCCCGTGAACTGGACGGTGAGAAATGTCTGGATCTCCCATACCCAGACCGGCTTCTGGATGAGCGTGGCGTCCAGAGGAAAGGTCCAGGGCTGCCGCGTCCGCTTCACCTATGCGGATGGCATCAACCTCAACCGCGGAGCCAGCCACAATCTGGTGGAGCACTGCCACGTCCGGGGCTGCGGTGACGACGGCATCGCCATCCTTTCGGAAACGGAGCGGAAGGATCCGCCCGCGGAACGGAACATCCTCCGAAACAACACCATCGAAGCCATCTGGTGGGGCCACAATCTCGACCTCGCCGGTGGATCGCAGCACCTCGTCGAAAACAACCTGCTCGCCGACAATGCCATGATGGGCGTCTTCACCATCAACATGACCGGCGCCTACCCGAACCATCCGCTTTCGGACAGCATCGTCCGTGGCAACACGCTGCTGCGCGGCGGCGGCAACTACGTCGGCCAGAGGAGGGGAGCCGCGTGGATCTTTGCCGGCAGCGACACGGTCAAAGGCGTCGTCTTTGAGGGCAACCGGATCCTTTCCCCGATGTATAGCGGCATCCAGATCACCGGCGGGGCGGAACAGCAGATCCTTTTCCGTGGAAACACCATCGACTCCCCGGGAGGCTCGGCGGTCCACATCACGGACCAGGCGAAAGGCACCGGCATCTTCGAGGGCAACACCATCACAGGACTCCCGGAGGGCAAGGAAGCCTTCAACAACACGTCGAAGGGATACACCGCGACGGTCCGCTGA
- a CDS encoding PVC-type heme-binding CxxCH protein yields MRHLIPSLALLPVLTAPVFAASFDLKDGDRVAFLGDALIEREQYEGWVELAFTTQFPDRNVTFRNLGWNADTPAGDSRNGLSLLQAGLEPPEEGWRQLQNQLATYKPNVIVLGYGMASSLVKGGTPEQFQKELDRLLDDAAKSAGNEVRIVVLGAPPRFEFPGIAASEAAAHREHLAAFDKVLKDTAAKRSLPFVPLADLPQEPAYTQNGIHLTGEGYKALARHIEKGLGWKAGAWDKGDSAAALRRHILKKNEWFFNRSRPANMAYIFGFRKKEQGNNAKEIPQFDALIAEQEVAIAKMRDLSKNVVVPDAPVRTESAFAKNVTQPHPNFTVAEGYEITLWAENPLLHKPTQMNFDPSGKLWVASSETYPQVEVGQTADDKIIVLSDSDGDGKADKSSVFAEGMLMPTAVLPGDGGVYVGQSTDLLHFKDTDGDGKADVKTRVLSGFGTEDTHHNIHTLRRGPDGRLWFNQSIYTRTDTETPHGVFRLKSGGIMRFDPRDSKIEPVFYGWCNPWGHQFDKYGQSFVTDGAGGAGINWGVPGAMYFTFAKAPKILGSISPGSYPKFSGLEIVESAHFPADWQGNMITCDFRAHRIVRFGIADQGSGYAAQELGDLVRTDDVNFRPIDAKIGPDGALYIADWSNPIINHGEVDFRDPRRDREHGRIWRITKKGGPLTKTKDFTKLSEKELLESLVSDNRYDRDQATAILFESKSATLDAEIGKWSDGSKDDRVLLAALWLQQTRDTKGLDEKLLAAALNSKVGEVRAAAVRVYGDSITDGKIGSERAMEILAAAVADDFARVRIEAIRALSKVPGAQAMNLALKALDKPTDRFIDYALWLNIQEHGEEWLASPESKENAKALEFVLGNLPPEKATAAIARLFPKPLPKDGSGPWLSLGLKNGDATVLTAIYDQVLSQGFDEAVTLSALRGLGDAVSQRQIKPAGDASKLLPLINGGSDAQKVAAISLAGATVSSDLIPALVELSAKGNPAIRGAAINALGNFPAPAAKEALVAAAADGQPADIRSHAVLSLAKHHRDAAVPLIAAYASGITGAEQGRDFWQKALSSKGISKQLAAVIAEKKFSPETAVASLQHIPDVAEHDALLKVLREQAGSAQKVYDDATIKKMATQATEKGDAARGEMIYRRPALACTACHAIGGAGGKVGPDMTSIGASAPMDYLIESVVNPGAKVKEGYHSVIIETKDGKAIMGQLIRSGGSGLTVRDGAGQEIVIPESNVAKKTDAGSLMPGNLIAALPENDVNDLFKFLSQLGKPGDYDATKSKAPKVWAVLGLTTDLQEKASAGDPALAWTPVSATVNGRLLQEDVAAVAPSSSEIMAGTKLQLSEAAKIQLTFADGFKPTDIWINGKSAPSGTADLQPGIHKIVVRAPKGGRAMRMICESGTFLPEW; encoded by the coding sequence ATGAGACACCTGATCCCATCTCTCGCCCTCCTGCCGGTGCTGACCGCGCCGGTGTTCGCCGCCAGCTTCGACCTCAAGGACGGCGACCGCGTCGCCTTTCTGGGGGATGCGCTGATCGAGCGCGAGCAATACGAAGGATGGGTGGAACTCGCCTTCACGACCCAGTTCCCGGACCGCAACGTGACGTTCCGGAACCTCGGATGGAATGCGGACACCCCCGCCGGTGATTCGCGGAATGGCCTGAGCCTTCTGCAAGCCGGACTGGAACCGCCGGAGGAAGGATGGAGGCAGCTCCAGAACCAGCTCGCCACCTACAAGCCGAACGTCATCGTGCTGGGCTACGGCATGGCATCCTCTCTCGTGAAGGGCGGGACACCGGAGCAGTTCCAGAAGGAACTCGACCGCCTGCTGGATGACGCGGCGAAGTCCGCGGGAAATGAAGTGCGCATCGTGGTGCTGGGAGCGCCGCCGCGTTTCGAGTTCCCCGGCATCGCGGCCTCGGAGGCGGCCGCGCACCGAGAGCATCTCGCCGCGTTTGACAAGGTGCTGAAGGACACGGCCGCAAAGCGCAGCCTGCCCTTCGTCCCGCTGGCGGACCTTCCGCAGGAACCGGCCTACACGCAGAACGGCATCCACCTCACCGGTGAAGGCTACAAGGCGCTGGCCCGCCATATCGAGAAGGGCCTCGGTTGGAAAGCCGGAGCGTGGGACAAGGGCGACAGCGCCGCCGCCCTGCGCCGTCACATCCTCAAGAAAAACGAGTGGTTCTTCAACCGGTCCCGCCCGGCGAACATGGCCTACATCTTCGGCTTCCGGAAGAAGGAGCAAGGGAACAACGCGAAGGAGATCCCGCAGTTCGACGCGCTCATCGCGGAGCAGGAGGTGGCCATCGCGAAGATGCGCGATCTTTCCAAGAACGTCGTGGTGCCGGATGCGCCGGTGCGCACGGAGTCCGCATTCGCGAAGAATGTGACCCAGCCGCATCCCAACTTCACCGTGGCGGAGGGCTATGAGATCACCCTGTGGGCGGAGAACCCCCTCCTCCACAAGCCGACGCAGATGAACTTCGACCCCTCCGGAAAACTGTGGGTCGCCAGTTCGGAAACGTATCCGCAGGTGGAGGTGGGCCAGACCGCCGATGACAAGATCATCGTCCTTTCCGACAGTGATGGCGATGGCAAGGCGGACAAGTCCTCCGTCTTTGCCGAAGGCATGCTCATGCCCACCGCGGTGCTGCCTGGGGATGGCGGCGTCTATGTCGGCCAGAGCACGGACCTGCTGCACTTCAAGGACACCGACGGCGACGGAAAGGCGGATGTGAAGACCCGCGTCCTCAGCGGCTTCGGCACGGAGGACACCCACCACAACATCCACACCCTGCGCCGCGGGCCGGACGGCCGCCTGTGGTTCAACCAGAGCATCTACACCCGCACGGACACGGAGACCCCGCACGGCGTTTTCCGCCTGAAAAGCGGTGGCATCATGCGCTTCGACCCGCGTGACTCGAAGATCGAGCCGGTCTTCTACGGCTGGTGCAACCCATGGGGCCACCAGTTCGACAAATACGGCCAATCCTTCGTCACGGACGGGGCCGGTGGTGCGGGCATCAACTGGGGTGTCCCCGGCGCGATGTATTTCACCTTCGCCAAGGCGCCGAAGATCCTCGGCAGCATCAGCCCCGGCAGCTATCCGAAATTCTCCGGCCTGGAGATCGTGGAGTCCGCGCACTTCCCGGCGGACTGGCAGGGGAACATGATCACCTGCGACTTCCGCGCGCACCGCATCGTCCGCTTCGGCATCGCGGACCAGGGTTCCGGCTACGCCGCGCAGGAACTGGGCGATCTCGTCCGCACGGATGATGTCAATTTCCGCCCCATCGACGCGAAGATCGGCCCGGATGGCGCACTTTATATCGCCGACTGGTCGAACCCGATCATCAACCACGGTGAGGTCGATTTCCGCGACCCGCGCCGCGACCGCGAGCACGGCCGGATCTGGAGGATCACGAAAAAGGGTGGCCCGCTCACCAAGACGAAGGACTTCACCAAGCTTTCCGAGAAGGAACTGCTGGAGTCGCTCGTCAGCGACAACCGCTACGACCGCGACCAGGCAACGGCGATCCTGTTCGAGAGCAAGTCCGCGACGCTGGATGCGGAGATCGGAAAATGGTCGGACGGATCGAAGGATGACCGCGTCTTGCTGGCCGCGCTGTGGCTGCAGCAGACCCGTGACACGAAGGGGCTGGACGAAAAGCTGCTGGCCGCTGCTCTGAACAGCAAGGTGGGCGAGGTCCGCGCCGCGGCGGTGCGGGTCTATGGCGACTCGATCACCGACGGAAAGATCGGTTCGGAAAGGGCGATGGAGATTCTCGCGGCGGCGGTTGCGGACGACTTCGCCCGCGTCCGCATCGAGGCGATCCGTGCGCTTTCCAAGGTGCCCGGCGCGCAGGCGATGAATCTCGCACTCAAGGCTCTCGACAAGCCGACGGACCGCTTCATCGACTACGCCCTGTGGCTGAACATCCAGGAACACGGTGAGGAATGGCTCGCCTCGCCCGAGTCGAAGGAAAACGCGAAGGCGCTCGAGTTCGTACTGGGCAACCTTCCTCCGGAAAAGGCGACTGCGGCGATCGCAAGACTGTTCCCCAAGCCGTTGCCGAAGGATGGCTCCGGACCATGGCTCTCGCTCGGCCTGAAGAATGGCGACGCCACCGTGCTCACCGCCATCTACGACCAAGTGCTTTCACAGGGCTTTGATGAGGCTGTCACCCTGTCCGCCCTCCGTGGTCTCGGTGATGCCGTGTCCCAGCGCCAGATCAAACCTGCGGGCGATGCTTCGAAGCTGCTGCCGCTCATCAACGGCGGCTCCGACGCGCAGAAGGTCGCCGCGATCTCGCTGGCCGGTGCCACCGTGTCGTCCGACCTCATCCCGGCGCTGGTGGAGCTTTCCGCAAAGGGGAACCCGGCCATCCGTGGTGCCGCCATCAATGCGCTGGGGAACTTCCCGGCACCCGCCGCGAAGGAGGCCCTGGTGGCCGCCGCGGCCGATGGTCAGCCTGCGGACATCCGCAGCCACGCCGTGCTTTCGCTGGCGAAGCATCACCGGGATGCGGCCGTGCCGCTCATCGCCGCCTACGCCTCAGGCATCACCGGGGCGGAACAAGGCCGGGATTTCTGGCAGAAGGCGCTTTCCTCGAAGGGCATCTCGAAGCAGCTCGCCGCGGTCATCGCGGAGAAGAAATTCTCGCCGGAAACCGCCGTCGCCTCCCTCCAGCACATCCCGGATGTGGCGGAGCACGACGCGCTCCTGAAGGTGCTCCGTGAACAGGCCGGTTCCGCCCAGAAGGTCTATGATGACGCGACCATCAAGAAGATGGCCACCCAAGCGACGGAAAAGGGTGACGCCGCCCGCGGGGAGATGATCTATCGCCGTCCTGCGCTCGCATGCACCGCCTGCCATGCCATCGGCGGGGCAGGGGGGAAGGTAGGCCCGGACATGACCTCCATCGGTGCCAGCGCGCCCATGGACTACCTCATCGAGTCCGTGGTGAACCCGGGCGCGAAGGTGAAGGAAGGCTACCACTCCGTCATCATCGAAACCAAGGACGGCAAGGCCATCATGGGCCAGCTCATCCGCAGCGGTGGCAGCGGCCTGACCGTGCGTGACGGCGCGGGCCAGGAGATCGTCATCCCGGAGAGCAACGTCGCGAAGAAGACGGACGCTGGCAGCCTCATGCCCGGTAACCTGATCGCCGCCCTCCCGGAGAACGATGTGAACGACCTGTTCAAGTTCCTTTCCCAGCTCGGCAAGCCCGGCGACTATGACGCCACCAAGAGCAAGGCGCCGAAGGTATGGGCCGTGCTCGGCCTCACCACGGATCTCCAGGAGAAAGCCTCCGCCGGAGATCCCGCGCTGGCATGGACGCCTGTCAGCGCCACCGTGAACGGACGCCTGCTGCAGGAGGACGTCGCCGCCGTGGCTCCCAGCTCCAGCGAGATCATGGCCGGAACGAAGCTCCAGCTTTCGGAAGCGGCGAAGATCCAACTCACCTTCGCGGATGGCTTCAAGCCGACCGACATCTGGATCAATGGCAAGTCCGCCCCCAGCGGCACCGCCGACCTCCAGCCGGGCATCCACAAGATCGTGGTGCGCGCTCCGAAGGGAGGCAGGGCCATGCGGATGATCTGCGAGTCCGGCACCTTCCTGCCGGAGTGGTGA